The following coding sequences lie in one Heyndrickxia oleronia genomic window:
- a CDS encoding carbamoyl phosphate synthase small subunit: MKTAYLILETGEVFPGQLVGEDTPIYGEIVFNTSMTGYQEIMTDPSYTGQIVVFSYPLIGNYGINLENNESSSVHVSGIITSEICSEPSHYQLKETAIETVNKYNIPCLTNVDTRSLVQTIRKRGTVNAMITEQQEVQLAFSKELSLVDRVACQEVITYENPGPHIVLLDFGYKKSILHFLCESNCKVSIVPYFYSFEQISALSPDGIVISNGPGDPMVLADELNKIRLLTESYPTIGICLGHQLIALSYGAQTKKLPFGHRGANHPVKDLMTGKVFITSQNHGYVVVDDSIDESQFFVSFKHVNDGTIEGLKHRKLPILTVQFHPEAHPGPQDTEFIFYEFFKQVNNHLGVMKNAIV; this comes from the coding sequence ATGAAAACAGCATATCTCATTCTTGAAACGGGAGAAGTTTTCCCCGGACAATTAGTTGGAGAAGATACTCCTATTTATGGTGAAATTGTTTTTAATACAAGTATGACTGGTTATCAAGAGATTATGACTGATCCTTCCTATACAGGACAAATAGTTGTTTTTTCCTACCCTTTAATCGGTAATTATGGAATCAATCTGGAGAACAACGAAAGTTCCTCTGTACATGTTAGTGGTATTATAACTAGTGAAATCTGCTCGGAGCCAAGTCATTATCAATTGAAAGAAACTGCGATTGAAACAGTGAATAAATATAATATTCCATGTTTAACAAACGTAGATACGAGATCATTGGTCCAGACGATTCGAAAAAGGGGAACAGTGAATGCAATGATTACTGAACAACAAGAGGTGCAATTAGCGTTTTCAAAAGAATTATCCTTAGTTGATAGGGTTGCATGTCAAGAAGTAATTACTTATGAAAATCCGGGACCCCATATCGTTCTTTTGGATTTCGGTTATAAAAAGTCTATTTTACACTTTTTATGTGAATCTAATTGTAAAGTAAGTATCGTACCGTATTTTTATTCATTCGAACAAATAAGTGCATTATCTCCAGATGGAATTGTTATTAGTAATGGACCAGGTGATCCAATGGTACTGGCAGATGAATTAAACAAGATAAGGTTACTTACAGAAAGCTATCCAACAATAGGGATTTGCTTAGGTCATCAATTAATTGCCCTATCCTACGGGGCACAAACAAAAAAATTGCCATTTGGTCATCGTGGTGCCAACCATCCTGTGAAAGATTTAATGACTGGTAAAGTGTTTATTACATCTCAAAATCATGGCTATGTTGTTGTTGATGATTCCATTGATGAAAGTCAGTTTTTTGTTTCATTTAAGCATGTAAATGATGGAACCATAGAGGGACTTAAACATCGAAAACTTCCTATTCTAACGGTGCAATTCCACCCAGAAGCGCATCCTGGACCCCAGGATACGGAATTTATTTTTTATGAGTTTTTCAAGCAGGTTAATAATCATTTAGGGGTAATGAAAAATGCCATTGTATAA
- a CDS encoding acetylornithine transaminase, whose amino-acid sequence MQNITINTPGSHLMKTYQRAPIKLAKGKGSFVWDIDGKKYLDFTSGIATCNLGHVPDLVKNALMNQLDQIWHCSNLYQIDPQEKLAQLLSDVSCFDEVFFCNSGAEANEAAIKLARIYAKNIAHKQSTEIVTFTQSFHGRTLATLSATGQKKIQKGFEPLMPGFNYLPFNEDTSLKQLKEINPCAVLIEIVQGEGGVIPAKKEWIQELAVICKEQNILLMVDEIQTGMGRTGTLFAYEQYGIEPDIMTLAKGLGSGFPIGAMLAKRNIALAFTPGTHGSTFGGNPLAVVAGTATLEAFQTMNILEKCERQIQELCLGLKGLMEKYPMIEEVRGRGFLIGVVINSDAAKAIEIARKEKLLLLSAGPNVIRILPPLTITNEEINLFLSSFTKVLIEMEGDAQ is encoded by the coding sequence ATGCAAAATATCACAATAAACACGCCGGGATCCCACTTAATGAAAACATACCAACGCGCTCCAATCAAACTAGCAAAGGGGAAAGGTAGCTTTGTTTGGGATATAGACGGTAAGAAATATTTAGATTTCACATCAGGAATTGCTACTTGTAACTTAGGACATGTGCCTGATTTAGTTAAAAATGCACTGATGAATCAATTAGACCAAATTTGGCATTGCTCTAATTTATATCAAATTGATCCGCAGGAAAAATTAGCTCAATTATTATCAGATGTGAGTTGTTTTGATGAAGTGTTTTTCTGTAATAGTGGAGCGGAAGCGAATGAAGCAGCCATCAAGCTTGCACGAATTTATGCGAAAAATATAGCTCATAAACAGTCAACAGAAATTGTTACTTTTACGCAATCTTTTCACGGTCGTACACTAGCAACTTTATCAGCGACTGGTCAGAAAAAGATTCAAAAAGGGTTTGAACCCCTGATGCCAGGATTTAATTACTTGCCATTTAATGAGGATACATCATTAAAACAGTTAAAAGAGATCAATCCCTGTGCTGTATTAATTGAAATAGTTCAAGGGGAAGGCGGGGTCATTCCGGCAAAAAAAGAGTGGATCCAGGAGTTAGCAGTAATATGCAAAGAACAAAATATTCTATTAATGGTTGATGAAATCCAAACAGGAATGGGGCGTACAGGAACGCTTTTTGCTTATGAACAATATGGAATTGAACCAGATATTATGACGCTGGCGAAAGGATTAGGATCCGGATTTCCAATTGGAGCAATGCTAGCAAAACGCAATATCGCATTGGCTTTTACTCCAGGTACACATGGAAGTACGTTTGGCGGTAATCCTCTTGCAGTGGTTGCTGGAACTGCTACCCTTGAAGCATTCCAAACCATGAATATTCTTGAAAAATGTGAGCGACAAATACAGGAGCTATGTCTAGGGCTTAAAGGCTTAATGGAAAAATATCCTATGATCGAGGAGGTGCGCGGTAGGGGTTTTTTAATTGGTGTAGTTATTAATAGTGATGCAGCAAAGGCAATTGAAATTGCAAGAAAAGAAAAGCTGTTATTACTATCAGCTGGCCCTAATGTTATTCGTATATTGCCGCCATTAACGATCACGAATGAAGAAATAAATTTGTTCTTATCCAGTTTTACGAAAGTACTAATTGAAATGGAGGGAGATGCGCAATGA
- the argB gene encoding acetylglutamate kinase has translation MGYLVIKCGGSILEQLPISFFENIVSLMKDQHLKPIIVHGGGPNITQLLTQLEIHSTFHKGLRVTSNEVLNIVEMVLSGSVNKSIVRQIIAAGGMAFGLSGVDGMLLVGKPISSTSELGYVGKIESVNPRFVKLLAEEGAIPVISPIAIDGDGQRWNINGDIAAAAIAKALCAPLYMVSDVPGILKNGQVLSQVSISEVEELLKDETISGGMIPKAQAALECLRSGVEEVVIINGLDENGLINLINGMPIGTKIMEDITCKISQ, from the coding sequence ATGGGGTATCTGGTGATTAAATGTGGCGGGAGTATTTTGGAGCAATTGCCTATATCATTTTTTGAGAATATCGTGTCACTAATGAAGGATCAACATTTAAAACCGATCATCGTACATGGTGGCGGACCCAATATTACTCAACTACTTACTCAATTAGAGATTCATTCAACTTTTCACAAAGGATTACGTGTTACTTCTAATGAAGTACTTAATATTGTAGAAATGGTCCTTTCAGGCTCAGTAAATAAATCAATCGTACGACAAATAATTGCAGCCGGAGGGATGGCATTTGGGTTGAGTGGTGTAGATGGGATGTTACTAGTTGGAAAACCTATAAGTTCTACAAGTGAGTTAGGTTATGTAGGTAAAATTGAATCCGTTAACCCACGGTTCGTAAAATTGCTCGCAGAAGAAGGGGCTATACCAGTTATATCACCAATTGCTATCGATGGTGATGGACAGCGTTGGAATATTAATGGAGATATTGCGGCGGCAGCTATTGCAAAAGCATTATGTGCCCCATTATATATGGTATCAGATGTTCCGGGAATATTGAAAAATGGGCAGGTACTAAGTCAAGTATCTATTTCGGAAGTAGAGGAATTATTGAAGGATGAAACCATTAGTGGAGGCATGATTCCGAAAGCACAAGCTGCATTGGAGTGTCTTCGGTCAGGCGTTGAGGAAGTCGTTATCATAAATGGCTTAGACGAAAATGGTTTGATTAATCTCATTAATGGAATGCCAATTGGAACAAAAATTATGGAGGACATTACATGCAAAATATCACAATAA
- the argJ gene encoding bifunctional ornithine acetyltransferase/N-acetylglutamate synthase: MNSIEQIINEEIRVVENGSITTPAGFFAGGLHCGIKRKKLDLGWLYSVVPATAACVYTTNQFQAPPLIVTKEGIEKSQKIQGVIVNSGIANACTGNQGLSNAYEMRKLFAEQMNIQEYLVAVSSTGVIGEQLPMEKIKSGISEIGDIQRQNDPSEFEKAILTTDTFSKHVCVQLQIDGKTVTIGGTAKGSGMIHPNMATMLGFITTDAVVKEADLQIALKQVVDKTFNMITVDGDTSTNDMVLLLANQQANHQELSILHPQWQLFMEGLEMVCRSLAKQIAKDGEGATKLIEVQVQGASSCEDAKKVAKSIIGSNLVKTAVFGEDPNWGRIIAAIGYSGAQLNPEHLKVRLGPFTVIEKGLPFPFSEAEAKHYLQQNEVIQIFADLYCGGGKATAWGCDLTYDYVKINASYRT, from the coding sequence ATGAATAGTATTGAACAAATAATAAATGAAGAAATTCGAGTGGTGGAAAATGGTAGTATCACAACACCTGCAGGATTCTTTGCAGGGGGTCTACACTGTGGAATAAAAAGAAAAAAATTAGATCTAGGCTGGTTGTACTCGGTCGTACCTGCAACTGCAGCATGTGTTTATACAACTAATCAGTTTCAAGCACCTCCATTAATTGTAACGAAGGAGGGGATTGAAAAGTCGCAAAAAATCCAAGGAGTAATAGTCAATTCAGGGATTGCGAATGCATGCACAGGAAATCAAGGACTTTCAAACGCCTATGAAATGCGAAAGCTTTTTGCTGAACAAATGAATATTCAAGAATACTTAGTCGCAGTCAGTTCTACAGGGGTAATTGGGGAACAATTACCAATGGAAAAAATTAAAAGTGGTATTTCTGAAATTGGTGATATACAAAGACAAAATGACCCAAGTGAATTTGAAAAAGCAATATTAACGACAGATACGTTTTCAAAACATGTCTGTGTACAACTACAAATAGATGGAAAAACAGTAACGATTGGTGGTACAGCAAAGGGTTCAGGAATGATTCATCCTAATATGGCAACCATGCTAGGATTTATTACTACTGATGCGGTAGTAAAAGAAGCTGATCTTCAAATTGCTTTAAAGCAGGTAGTAGATAAAACCTTTAATATGATCACAGTAGATGGGGATACGAGTACAAATGATATGGTTCTCCTATTAGCTAATCAACAGGCAAATCATCAAGAATTATCCATTTTACATCCGCAATGGCAGTTGTTTATGGAAGGACTAGAAATGGTATGTCGTTCCTTAGCAAAACAAATCGCCAAGGATGGGGAAGGAGCAACAAAGTTAATAGAGGTTCAAGTACAAGGTGCATCCTCATGTGAAGATGCCAAAAAAGTTGCTAAGTCCATCATTGGTTCGAATTTGGTAAAGACTGCTGTTTTTGGTGAGGACCCGAACTGGGGAAGAATTATTGCTGCAATCGGGTATAGTGGGGCACAGTTAAACCCTGAACATCTCAAAGTAAGGCTTGGACCATTTACAGTGATTGAAAAAGGTCTACCTTTTCCATTTAGTGAAGCTGAAGCTAAACATTACCTACAACAAAATGAGGTCATTCAAATATTTGCCGATTTATATTGTGGAGGTGGTAAAGCAACTGCATGGGGGTGTGACTTGACATATGATTATGTGAAAATTAATGCTTCATATCGAACATGA
- the argC gene encoding N-acetyl-gamma-glutamyl-phosphate reductase: MIVLKVGIVGANGYGGAELLRLLHHHPYIEIENVVSHSTKGTSLTKQYPHFTKINNMKLEDLYQIEINEEIDLLFFSTPSGVTKEMIPYFLEKGKICIDLSGDYRLKDGQLYEKWYKKSPAPSYYLQKAVYGLCEVNRKQLQLPEVKLIANPGCYPTATLLGLIPALKEKLIDPDSIIIDAKSGVSGAGRSPSLGNLFAEINENMKAYKLGEHQHIPEIEQVLEEVYGEGVNISFTTHLIPMTRGIMCTMYANLTKEITTEEMTNIYRLAYEDEHFIRIYSPGESPATKNVSGSNFCDIGLKVDKRTNRLIIVSVIDNLVKGAAGQAIQNMNLINGWDERTGLEIVPLFP, translated from the coding sequence ATGATCGTTTTGAAAGTTGGTATTGTCGGAGCAAATGGGTATGGAGGTGCAGAACTACTTCGTCTATTACATCACCATCCTTATATTGAAATTGAAAATGTTGTTTCACATTCTACAAAAGGAACATCTTTAACAAAGCAGTATCCTCATTTTACTAAAATTAACAACATGAAGTTAGAGGATCTATATCAAATAGAAATAAATGAGGAAATCGATTTATTGTTTTTTTCAACACCTTCGGGAGTAACAAAAGAAATGATTCCTTACTTTTTAGAAAAAGGGAAGATCTGTATTGATTTATCAGGTGACTACCGCTTAAAAGATGGTCAATTATATGAAAAATGGTATAAAAAATCACCTGCACCTTCTTATTACTTGCAAAAAGCGGTTTATGGCTTATGTGAAGTAAATCGTAAACAACTACAACTTCCAGAAGTTAAACTCATTGCAAACCCAGGCTGTTATCCTACCGCAACCCTACTTGGATTAATCCCAGCCTTAAAGGAAAAATTGATCGATCCAGATTCCATTATTATTGATGCAAAATCTGGAGTATCGGGTGCTGGAAGAAGTCCATCCTTAGGAAATCTATTTGCTGAAATCAATGAAAATATGAAGGCATACAAACTTGGTGAACATCAACATATTCCAGAGATTGAACAAGTATTAGAAGAAGTATATGGGGAAGGTGTTAATATTTCATTTACTACTCATTTAATTCCAATGACAAGGGGAATTATGTGCACAATGTATGCAAATTTAACAAAAGAAATAACTACAGAAGAAATGACTAATATATACAGGTTGGCCTATGAAGATGAGCATTTTATTCGAATTTATTCACCAGGTGAGTCACCAGCAACGAAAAATGTATCTGGATCAAATTTTTGTGATATTGGACTAAAAGTGGATAAACGTACAAATCGATTAATCATAGTTTCAGTAATTGATAATCTTGTAAAGGGTGCGGCTGGGCAAGCGATACAAAATATGAATCTTATAAATGGTTGGGATGAAAGAACAGGGCTAGAGATAGTTCCATTATTTCCTTAA
- a CDS encoding H-type small acid-soluble spore protein: protein MDVKRVKQILSSSADIEVQYHGTSVWIDQLHEDGKIATVHLRGPLEERSEVAIEDLEEV, encoded by the coding sequence ATGGATGTGAAACGAGTAAAACAAATTCTCTCTTCTTCAGCAGATATTGAAGTACAATACCATGGAACATCAGTATGGATTGATCAGCTGCATGAGGATGGAAAAATCGCAACTGTGCACTTAAGAGGTCCACTTGAAGAACGATCTGAAGTTGCTATTGAAGATCTAGAAGAAGTGTAA
- the kynB gene encoding arylformamidase, translated as MTIIDISQPLTNSIAVWPGDTPFSYEVAVTKEESGSVNIGKVTMSTHTGTHIDSPFHFDNKGKKIKDLDLSIYVGPALVIDVSNYHCIGAEELQTYNLDNFTRILLKTHTTNRADIFPTSIPYLHPNIGPFLQQRGIQLIGVDVPSVDPLDSKELEAHHALFENGVHILENIVLKDVEPGGYELIALPLSIQEADGSPVRAILRSL; from the coding sequence ATGACAATCATTGATATTTCACAACCATTAACCAATTCGATTGCTGTATGGCCAGGAGATACCCCTTTTTCTTATGAGGTAGCTGTTACTAAAGAGGAAAGTGGGTCAGTCAATATTGGAAAAGTAACGATGAGCACACATACAGGAACACATATTGACTCACCTTTTCATTTTGACAATAAAGGGAAGAAAATTAAGGATTTAGATTTATCTATTTATGTAGGTCCAGCACTTGTTATAGATGTTTCAAACTATCATTGTATTGGAGCAGAGGAATTACAGACGTATAATCTGGACAATTTCACCCGCATTTTATTGAAAACGCATACAACCAATCGTGCTGATATCTTTCCAACCAGTATTCCTTATCTACATCCTAATATTGGTCCTTTTTTACAACAAAGAGGCATTCAGTTAATTGGAGTAGATGTTCCCTCCGTTGACCCTTTAGACAGTAAAGAATTAGAAGCACACCATGCTTTATTCGAGAATGGAGTTCATATTCTTGAGAATATTGTTCTTAAAGATGTCGAACCAGGTGGTTATGAGCTAATCGCGCTACCATTATCTATCCAAGAAGCAGATGGAAGTCCAGTCCGTGCCATCCTAAGATCTTTATAA
- the kynA gene encoding tryptophan 2,3-dioxygenase, with product MKRENEVYTDFVNRMTYGEYLQLDTLLSSQKRLSDHHDEMLFIIIHHVSELWMKLILHELHAAIDSIQAGKLEPAFKMLSRVSKIQTQIIHAWDVLSTLTPTEYMEFREKLGQASGFQSYQYRMIEYALGYKTKHILEIYKKDESLYSTLQTALHEPSLYDVSIQALAAAGLEINPEILHRDVSKTYQADVSVELAWLEVYKNVDKYWDLYELAEKLVDIEDWFQQWRFRHMKTVERIIGHKKGTGGSAGVTYLKKVLDHQFFPELWEIRTKL from the coding sequence ATGAAACGTGAAAATGAAGTCTATACTGATTTTGTCAATCGAATGACTTACGGAGAGTATTTACAACTCGATACACTTTTATCCAGTCAAAAAAGACTATCGGACCATCACGATGAAATGCTCTTTATTATCATTCATCATGTGAGCGAATTATGGATGAAGCTAATTTTACACGAATTACATGCGGCAATAGATTCTATTCAAGCAGGTAAGCTAGAGCCTGCATTTAAAATGCTCTCCAGAGTCTCAAAAATACAAACACAAATTATACATGCATGGGATGTTCTTTCCACCTTAACTCCTACGGAATATATGGAATTTCGAGAAAAATTAGGTCAGGCTTCAGGATTCCAATCCTATCAATATCGAATGATTGAATACGCTTTAGGCTATAAAACGAAACATATTCTAGAAATCTATAAAAAAGATGAAAGTCTATATTCTACATTGCAAACTGCACTTCATGAACCAAGTCTATATGATGTATCTATACAAGCTCTTGCTGCAGCTGGTTTAGAAATTAACCCAGAAATTCTTCATAGAGACGTATCTAAAACTTATCAGGCGGACGTCAGTGTGGAATTAGCATGGCTCGAGGTATATAAAAATGTAGATAAATATTGGGATCTATATGAATTAGCAGAAAAACTAGTAGATATAGAGGATTGGTTTCAACAGTGGCGTTTCCGACATATGAAAACTGTTGAAAGAATCATCGGTCATAAAAAAGGTACTGGTGGTTCAGCAGGAGTTACCTACTTAAAAAAGGTACTTGATCATCAATTCTTTCCTGAATTATGGGAGATAAGGACAAAATTATAA
- a CDS encoding class I SAM-dependent methyltransferase: MKFTYHDALAYYGIGGAHPGGLSLTKNIFKNERIQPSNKILDAGCGTGQTASFLAETYKCHVTALDSHPIMLKKAKLRFKQKQLPITVIKGSVENLPFPAHSYDMVISESVTAFTNIPNTLSEYYRILTIGGVLITIDMTAEIPLQQRELNVISDLYGISNVLTEEQWIHLIRTAGFKNIEILQTDSIASHIKKNIERPEYHLSESIDPHIHELILKHQQVTLQLSNKLGYRIFRSTRK, translated from the coding sequence TTGAAATTCACATATCACGATGCACTTGCTTATTATGGGATTGGCGGAGCTCATCCTGGAGGACTTTCATTAACTAAAAATATTTTTAAAAATGAACGTATCCAACCATCTAACAAAATTCTAGATGCCGGGTGTGGTACAGGACAAACAGCTTCTTTTCTAGCAGAAACGTATAAATGTCATGTTACTGCACTAGATTCCCATCCGATTATGTTAAAAAAAGCAAAACTACGATTTAAACAAAAACAATTGCCAATTACTGTCATAAAAGGCAGTGTGGAAAACCTTCCCTTTCCGGCCCATTCATATGATATGGTCATCTCTGAATCCGTCACAGCATTCACAAATATTCCGAATACACTATCCGAATATTATCGCATTCTAACAATAGGTGGTGTACTTATTACAATCGATATGACCGCAGAGATCCCTTTACAACAACGGGAACTAAACGTCATTTCTGATTTATATGGTATATCAAATGTACTAACTGAGGAGCAATGGATACATTTAATAAGAACTGCAGGATTTAAGAATATAGAAATTCTTCAAACAGACTCGATCGCCTCACATATTAAGAAAAACATTGAACGTCCAGAATATCATTTATCAGAGTCCATCGATCCACATATTCATGAGTTAATTTTGAAACATCAACAAGTAACCTTGCAACTTTCAAATAAATTGGGCTACCGTATTTTTCGTTCCACTCGGAAATAA
- a CDS encoding ABC transporter permease subunit, which produces MKIIKKILSQLILLIITLLILFAIILLPKEANIERTKDGEFKKAEYIYSFDKHVEDMKGFIKYIATTPNLGMYSYDVTNAELIIQKIKKSIWVIIPALLIAFFGGIAKGIFDYWTKDKKRRLIGKGSTWLFLSVPDLFVIISIQLTIMALHEWGLTPHISVYGYDSIDIYIICSFFLLMYPLFYVANVTYLSIQDEEGNDYIRTAKAKGLHSFKILYTHVLKKSIPNILSQTNTITLYVLSNLLIIEKLTDFRGAAYYFYESIGRENFYLSGQEAFSYPVSSVGFVFCFTIIIFIANTISNICKTLVTPVRKDEISL; this is translated from the coding sequence ATGAAAATCATAAAAAAAATCCTATCTCAATTAATATTACTAATTATTACTCTTCTTATTTTGTTCGCCATAATCCTTTTACCAAAAGAGGCTAATATAGAAAGAACAAAGGATGGTGAATTCAAAAAGGCGGAATATATTTATTCTTTTGATAAGCATGTTGAAGATATGAAAGGATTCATCAAATATATTGCTACAACACCCAATCTTGGAATGTATAGTTATGACGTAACAAATGCAGAACTTATTATACAAAAAATAAAAAAAAGCATTTGGGTCATCATCCCTGCCCTGTTGATTGCATTTTTTGGTGGGATTGCAAAAGGGATATTTGATTATTGGACAAAGGATAAAAAAAGAAGATTAATTGGAAAAGGCTCCACATGGTTATTTCTTTCAGTTCCTGATTTATTTGTCATCATATCCATTCAATTAACTATTATGGCATTACATGAATGGGGTTTAACGCCACATATTTCAGTTTACGGTTATGACTCGATTGATATTTACATAATTTGTTCGTTTTTCCTATTAATGTATCCATTATTCTATGTAGCTAATGTCACCTATCTAAGTATTCAGGATGAAGAAGGAAATGATTATATTCGAACGGCCAAGGCAAAAGGACTGCATTCCTTTAAGATTTTATATACACATGTTTTAAAAAAATCAATCCCTAATATTCTTAGTCAAACGAATACTATCACTCTCTATGTATTATCAAACTTACTCATCATTGAAAAGCTTACAGATTTTAGAGGAGCTGCTTATTACTTTTATGAAAGTATTGGTAGAGAAAATTTTTATCTATCCGGGCAGGAAGCATTTAGTTATCCTGTAAGTTCAGTAGGATTTGTTTTCTGTTTTACAATTATTATATTCATAGCGAACACAATTAGTAATATTTGTAAAACACTAGTGACTCCGGTAAGAAAGGATGAAATTTCTTTATGA
- a CDS encoding ABC transporter permease subunit: MMKNWSLIFGSIIFLLIILTGILAPYLPFVDKNLEKNLVTREESGKLIIPAYEPSDKYPLGSDHKGIDILSTLLLGTKETLMIIFSVTILRYIIAIPLAISSFYIQFIRTILAGWNQLFSYFPPILFVVMIVEVPFIFYSNFHAVWMVVILALIEVGRVSDIFLKKMENTLQKQFLESGIVGGCSRFTLFKNYFWPDLQPHVLTNFFNDLARVLFLIAQLGIIGIFLSHDFFRQLGGTYQAMNTSISWPALLVKIHRDIWSFEWIPLSAIFMITITLFSIHLISDGLKKHFQRKYNKSQGVGI; encoded by the coding sequence ATGATGAAAAATTGGTCTTTAATTTTCGGTTCAATCATTTTTCTCCTAATTATTTTAACTGGAATTTTAGCGCCCTATTTGCCATTTGTAGATAAAAACTTAGAAAAGAATCTTGTAACACGTGAGGAAAGTGGAAAACTAATCATTCCTGCATATGAACCATCAGATAAATATCCACTCGGTTCAGATCATAAAGGGATAGATATTTTGAGCACATTATTACTTGGCACGAAGGAGACATTAATGATCATTTTCTCTGTAACCATACTTCGTTATATCATTGCAATTCCATTAGCCATTAGTTCCTTTTACATACAATTCATTCGAACAATATTAGCTGGTTGGAATCAATTATTTTCATATTTCCCACCTATTTTATTTGTTGTAATGATTGTAGAAGTTCCTTTTATATTTTACTCGAATTTCCATGCGGTTTGGATGGTAGTGATTCTTGCACTTATTGAAGTTGGACGAGTATCCGACATTTTTCTAAAAAAAATGGAAAATACTTTACAAAAGCAATTTTTAGAGTCTGGAATTGTTGGGGGATGTTCTCGCTTTACTCTGTTTAAAAATTATTTTTGGCCAGATTTACAACCACATGTACTAACCAATTTCTTCAATGATTTAGCAAGAGTATTATTTTTGATTGCCCAGCTGGGAATTATCGGAATTTTCCTTTCTCATGACTTCTTTAGGCAATTAGGTGGTACTTATCAAGCAATGAATACATCAATAAGCTGGCCAGCATTACTCGTAAAAATTCACCGAGATATTTGGTCATTTGAATGGATCCCTTTATCTGCTATTTTCATGATTACAATCACATTATTCTCAATCCATTTAATATCTGATGGTTTAAAAAAACACTTCCAACGAAAATATAATAAATCCCAAGGGGTAGGAATATAG
- a CDS encoding ABC transporter permease subunit encodes MNIVKKILSQSILWLITFSLLVVFMLLPRDVEYESGEAENFIDAHYVYKIDSHIKQIKEFYHYITHNPGLGEYSDNITNLEHITDKVLKSMWIIIPALFLSLIVGIAKGIFDYWSKDKKASIIGKGSTWLFLSIPDLFIIISLQLSIIALYEMGWIPHIKIYGSDSIDNYIICILFLSIYPFFYVANITYTSFKEEESNDYIRTAKSKGIHTFKILYIHILKNCMPSILSHTNTVILYILSNLFIVERLTDFRGAAFYFWESVRYSPMFAVGQQFAFFPVDTIGFIFYFTIIIFFANTISNIVTGWTSPNRKADLEK; translated from the coding sequence ATGAATATTGTAAAAAAAATTCTATCACAGTCTATATTATGGCTAATAACTTTTTCATTACTTGTTGTCTTTATGCTTTTACCTCGAGATGTAGAATATGAGAGTGGGGAAGCTGAAAATTTCATTGACGCACATTATGTATACAAAATTGATTCACATATTAAACAAATAAAGGAATTCTATCACTATATCACGCACAATCCTGGATTAGGGGAATATAGCGATAATATAACAAACCTAGAGCATATTACCGATAAAGTATTAAAAAGTATGTGGATTATCATCCCAGCTTTGTTCCTTTCTCTAATTGTAGGGATTGCAAAAGGCATTTTTGATTATTGGTCGAAGGATAAGAAAGCAAGTATTATCGGTAAAGGATCAACATGGTTATTTCTATCCATTCCAGATTTATTCATCATAATTAGTTTGCAGCTAAGTATTATAGCTCTATACGAGATGGGATGGATTCCGCACATAAAGATATACGGTTCAGATTCAATAGATAACTATATCATTTGTATTCTATTTTTAAGCATTTACCCATTTTTTTATGTAGCAAATATCACTTATACAAGTTTTAAAGAGGAAGAAAGCAATGACTATATTCGTACAGCAAAATCGAAAGGAATACATACATTCAAAATTTTATATATACATATTCTTAAGAATTGCATGCCCTCCATTTTAAGCCATACCAATACTGTCATTCTATATATTTTATCTAACTTATTTATTGTTGAAAGATTAACCGACTTTCGGGGAGCAGCATTTTACTTTTGGGAAAGTGTTCGGTATTCCCCTATGTTTGCAGTTGGACAACAATTTGCTTTTTTCCCTGTAGATACGATTGGTTTTATCTTTTACTTTACTATTATTATCTTTTTTGCAAACACAATTAGTAATATTGTTACTGGCTGGACAAGTCCTAATCGAAAGGCGGATCTTGAAAAATGA